In Zingiber officinale cultivar Zhangliang chromosome 6A, Zo_v1.1, whole genome shotgun sequence, a single genomic region encodes these proteins:
- the LOC121995650 gene encoding uncharacterized protein LOC121995650 → MSLQILLRSLSRSLPTTEPPSSLLRRRHHRLPKENRERATADAILSVSMDPCPFVRVLVRNLALKVPAAARPAGGPGVHPSAHPCFATVRLHNHPSRHTSPVPLVPADHGSDAPAASTALAAGFHLSKSDIDRFARTSLTLFPSAASGASTTKLKVRVYSGRRGTSCGVRSGRLLGKVSLPLDLKSAPAEGKAVVLHSAWVRLGKGAGKAQLYLTVTSEMDPKFVFEFDAEPERSPQVFQVQDNRGRQPVFTCSFSRRHNSGDPNWRSKSLPLESSSARNWPPSLAWLGKERKGWSVTVHDLSGSPVALASMVTPFVASPGTDRVSRSNPGAWLFLRPGIVGTWHPWARLEAWRERGGSSGDGLGYRFQLLSANPADPRVCLAESAVSSSRGGKFTVDLTSGSPFPRTTSAPHTGGEPTTPSSAYVGFVMSSTIAGEGRRGVGPTVEVGERHVGCAEDAAAFVAVAAAVNLSMEACRLFSNKLQRGISLSNLSLRRQSSSLI, encoded by the exons ATGTCTCTCCAAATCCTCCTTCGATCTCTCAGTCGCTCACTGCCTACGACAGAGCCACCTTCTTCTTTGCTCCGGCGACGACACCACCGCCTGCCTAAAGAGAATAGAGAAAGAGCCACCGCCGACGCCATTCTCTCAGTTTCGATGGACCCCTGCCCCTTTGTCCGTGTCCTCGTCCGGAACCTCGCCCTCAAAGTCCCAGCAGCCGCCCGCCCCGCCGGTGGCCCCGGTGTCCACCCCTCCGCTCACCCCTGCTTCGCCACCGTTCGTCTCCACAATCACCCCTCCCGCCACACCTCCCCCGTCCCGCTCGTCCCCGCCGACCACGGCTCCGATGCGCCAGCCGCCTCGACCGCTCTCGCGGCCGGGTTTCACCTCTCCAAGTCCGATATCGACCGGTTCGCCAGGACGTCGCTGACGCTCTTCCCCTCCGCCGCCTCCGGCGCGTCGACCACGAAGCTGAAGGTCAGGGTCTACTCGGGCCGCCGGGGGACGTCCTGCGGGGTGCGGTCCGGGAGGCTCTTGGGGAAGGTGTCGTTGCCGTTGGATCTCAAGTCGGCGCCGGCGGAAGGCAAGGCGGTGGTGCTCCACAGCGCATGGGTCAGGTTAGGGAAGGGGGCGGGCAAGGCGCAGCTCTACCTGACAGTGACGTCGGAGATGGACCCCAAGTTCGTGTTCGAGTTCGACGCGGAGCCGGAGAGGAGCCCTCAGGTGTTCCAGGTCCAGGATAACAGGGGAAGGCAGCCCGTCTTCACCTGCAGCTTTAGCCGTCGCCATAACTCCGGCGACCCGAACTGGAGATCAAA ATCGTTGCCATTGGAGTCGAGTAGTGCCAGGAATTGGCCGCCGTCCTTGGCGTGGCTGGGAAAGGAGCGCAAGGGCTGGTCCGTCACTGTCCACGACCTCTCCGGCTCTCCCGTGGCCCTGGCTTCCATGGTCACCCCTTTCGTCGCCTCTCCAGGCACCGACCGCGTCAGCCGTTCCAATCCCGGCGCCTGGCTTTTCCTCCGGCCCGGCATCGTCGGCACCTGGCATCCCTGGGCCCGCCTCGAGGCCTGGCGCGAGCGCGGCGGTTCATCCGGCGACGGCCTCGGCTACCGCTTCCAGCTCCTTTCCGCCAACCCCGCCGACCCCCGCGTGTGCCTCGCTGAGTCCGCCGTCAGCTCCTCCAGAGGAGGCAAATTCACCGTCGACCTTACCAGCGGCAGCCCGTTCCCGCGGACCACCTCCGCCCCCCACACCGGCGGCGAACCGACCACGCCCTCTTCAGCCTACGTCGGGTTCGTGATGTCGTCCACGATCGCGGGCGAGGGACGAAGGGGCGTCGGCCCGACGGTGGAGGTCGGGGAGCGGCACGTCGGCTGCGCCGAGGACGCAGCGGCGTTCGTGGCGGTGGCGGCGGCCGTAAATCTCAGCATGGAAGCATGCCGCCTTTTCTCCAACAAGCTCCAGAGAGGGATTTCCCTCTCCAACTTGTCGCTGCGGCGGCAATCCTCCAGTCTAATTTAA